A section of the Clostridia bacterium genome encodes:
- a CDS encoding ribonuclease H-like domain-containing protein produces the protein MSLWDRLEGIRQQRVREARPQSDHRAEVKNTSSDAGDFCCGMELQFLLGPPDLQWPAISTDSLLHNLQLVRGVGPVYARLLSSVGKNSIADLIEIPRWQDKAALALAAVEQGDLRTLRLLGASDYELLAYFAPQDLAFIDIETIGLWMNQPLFLVGILTLAPDGDRLWIRQFWARNLAEEAEVLRAATSTLSRYPVMVSFNGKRFDLPFIEGRCLENGLVPPTPRLHIDLLYWARRSYRPFLPDCRLQTLERSVWGQVRESDIPGELIPQAYFQFLRTRDYSIIETILEHNQRDLISLVELFNRLGPAEGDESVRRPEPHCPSKQA, from the coding sequence GTGTCTTTGTGGGACAGGCTGGAGGGGATCCGCCAGCAGAGGGTTCGGGAAGCCCGACCCCAGAGCGACCACCGAGCCGAAGTCAAGAATACCTCCTCTGATGCTGGAGATTTCTGCTGTGGGATGGAACTCCAGTTTTTGCTAGGTCCACCCGACCTGCAATGGCCCGCCATCTCCACGGACAGCCTGCTTCATAACTTGCAATTGGTCCGTGGGGTGGGTCCGGTATACGCTCGGCTTTTGAGTAGCGTCGGAAAGAATTCCATTGCTGACCTGATAGAAATTCCCCGCTGGCAGGATAAAGCGGCCTTGGCGCTGGCAGCGGTGGAACAGGGCGATCTGCGTACCTTGCGACTATTGGGAGCCAGCGACTATGAGTTGCTAGCTTATTTTGCCCCCCAAGACCTAGCTTTTATCGATATTGAAACCATCGGTTTATGGATGAATCAGCCTTTGTTTTTGGTCGGGATTCTGACCCTGGCACCTGATGGGGACCGGCTCTGGATAAGACAGTTTTGGGCGCGAAATCTAGCTGAAGAGGCAGAAGTGCTCCGGGCTGCTACTAGCACCTTGTCCAGATATCCGGTAATGGTAAGCTTCAACGGCAAGCGATTTGACCTCCCCTTTATTGAGGGCCGATGTCTGGAGAATGGGCTTGTGCCTCCAACTCCCCGGTTGCACATTGATTTACTATATTGGGCCCGGCGGAGCTACCGACCTTTTCTTCCCGATTGCCGTCTCCAGACCCTGGAACGGTCAGTTTGGGGTCAAGTGAGGGAAAGCGACATTCCTGGAGAGCTCATACCCCAGGCTTACTTCCAATTCCTCCGCACCCGCGACTATAGTATAATAGAAACAATTCTTGAGCATAACCAAAGGGACCTGATCTCGCTGGTGGAGCTTTTTAATCGCTTGGGGCCAGCTGAAGGAGATGAGTCGGTACGGAGACCAGAACCTCACTGCCCGAGCAAGCAAGCCTAG